In Helianthus annuus cultivar XRQ/B chromosome 3, HanXRQr2.0-SUNRISE, whole genome shotgun sequence, a single window of DNA contains:
- the LOC110930752 gene encoding vesicle-associated protein 2-1, which yields MATGGGDKLLTIDPDELRFQFELGKPSHCDLKVSNTTDKNIAFKVKTTSPKKYFVRPNTGIIPPWDTCIIRVTLQAQLEYPPDMQCRDKFLLQSTPVPPNSDTDALPANTFSKEAGKVLEEYKLKVVYVARTDKGNSDNNIKQNSDPSSNQAIQAARAARDAAVKEATQLQQELDMLKKKNQKQSPGFSIRLAITAGLIGIMVGLLLKLVLSSPPSPIPPPTPPPTASVDG from the exons ATGGCTACCGGCGGTGGTGATAAACTGCTCACTATCGATCCTGATGAGCTCAGGTTTCAAT TTGAACTGGGGAAACCAAGCCACTGTGATTTGAAAGTTTCTAATACAACGGACAAGAATATTGCCTTTAAG GTCAAAACTACTTCGCCGAAGAAATACTTTGTTCGTCCAAACACTGGTATTATACCGCCTTGGGATACATGTATCATAAGAG TTACCCTTCAAGCTCAACTTGAATACCCTCCGGATATGCAATGCAGAGATAAATTCCTTTTACAAAGCACCCCTGTGCCTCCAAATAGCGACACTGATGCACTTCCAGCAAATACT TTTAGCAAGGAAGCTGGTAAAGTATTAGAGGAATACAAGCTTAAGGTTGTCTATGTTGCTCGCACTGATAAGGGGAATTCAGATAATAATATCAAACAAAATTCTGATCCAAGCTCT AATCAGGCAATTCAGGCTGCAAGAGCCGCTAGGGATGCAGCTGTGAAAGAAGCAACCCAGCTGCAACAGGAACTG GATATGTTAAAGAAAAAGAACCAAAAACAGAGTCCTGGATTCTCGATAAGACTCGCGATAACTGCTGGATTGATTGGGATAATGGTCGGGTTGCTTTTAAAGCTGGTTCTATCTTCACCGCCATCACCGATACCACCACCTACACCACCACCAACTGCATCAGTAGATGGTTAA